AACTCTCTTTGCCTGGATACAAATATCCCATACAGGCATACTAAGCACCCAAAAACCGCAGCTAACACGCTGGGTAGTTCCATCTGAATCCACCCTCCTAATGTGTTTGAGCACTATACTTGTGTTCCATATTTGATCCCACAATGCAGTGAATCGCATCTGCTTTGGTCATGCATAGCTAGAAGACAGTCTACTTCCTGATATGCAGTGCGTTTGAGCACGCATCACCGCTGACTGCTGACTATGGCGGAGCCCGCGGCGGGATGGTTGGGAATTCTGTCGGAGGAAACCTTATTGATATTCGCGGTCCTTTAGGTAGAAACGGGATAAGAGTGAGAAAGCAATCTTCACAACCGTCCTTAAACTCGTCTCTATATTGACACATTATTTCGCGAAAGCATTCTATGCATGTTCCTGTTTTCAAACATCCCCCAGCGAGGCAACCAAGGAAGGCAGCAGTGGGAATACCAATACATTTAGAGCAGTAATAAATCGGAATCCACGGCAGCAAATTCGCAAAAAGCCAGGCGGGATCTACCCTTGTCACTGGTTGGTTATCGGTATATGCGTAGAGATTCATCCCTCCTCTGTATCCGATTGGATCACGAGAGATGAAGCGGCCAACACCTGGGTCATAGTACCTTGCCTTCAGGTAGTGTAAGCCTGTCAAATCAGCATAGTACCTGTATTGCCCGGCGAAACCGAAGTTTGGGGCTTCTCTGAAAGAGACGAGCATGTTTCCATAAGCATCGTAGACCGCTGCTTCGAGGATTGCTGGTGGTGTACTGCCATCACTCATCGCCCTGGTGCTCCCAATTCCATCCACATGGTAGATCGCCTGTATCTCTTCCAATATTCTGCTAAGCAGTCCAGGTTTAACATACTATGCGACGATATTGCTAGTTTTTCCTTCAATATTTCTGTGAAATTCAGCAAGAAATCCGTTGCCCGCCACCCCTGTAGTTTTCCTTACCCTTATCACATCCGTGTTATACACATAGGTTGTCTTGACACCACCGTTTGTCTTGGTGAGCTTGTTGCCTTTGATGTCATATGTAAACGTGCGGTTGCCGGCAGTGGCATGCTCGTAGGCGATCCAGTTGCCATCCTGGGCTAGTGGAAACATCTAAGATGGGGAAATGGTTTATAGTGAGACCATTAATATAAATGGCTCATATTAGGCCATGTATCCACGCGCATGAACTTGGCTGACGCCGTGGCTTTTACCCGTTCCTCTTGGATAATCTCGGCTTCGAGCACGAATAAGGGCGAACGAGAGCGTACCAACGATGCTTTCACCGTCACCATGGCACCAACCTTCACAGGTTCCCTATATTCAACTTGTAGGCTCGCCGTTACTGCCGATATGCCTTTTATCAGCAGGTAGTTCGTCATGGCGGAATCGAGAACAGTAGCTATGATGCCGCCATGTGCAATTCCTGGATAGCTCTGGTATCGAGCTTCGCAGAACCATTCGGCCGAAACGGTATCTTTGTCGCTCACCTTAAATGTCAGGCCTAGGCCGTCTTTGCGTTTTCCGCAAGCGAAACAGTTGCGGTGAAGGTCGGCAGCGCTGGTGCTGTCTTCTGCGTTTGATTGTTTTGCATTCTCCGGCAGTTCTAGTGATCGCAAGGATTTGCTCCAGTCTCCAGCGTCCCATCGAGATACGCGGCTACTATGTCAGCTGGAAGAGCAACCGGAGCGCCCACGCATACCCGAATTCCATTCTGTGAAAATAGGCTCTGGGCGCGGACCCCCATTCCTCCAGCGATAACAACAGTAACTCCCATCTCGTGCAGCCATCTCGGAAGCAGTCCGGGTTCATGCTCGGGCGCGGGAATCGTTTGTGTGTTGACGATTTCGTTGTTTTTAGGGTCAACATCCACAATTGTGAACTCATCGGTATGTCCAAAGTGAGGACAGAGAAGGCCATTTGCAGTTGGTATAGCGATCTTCATTTTAGGTGTATACTACCTCCTTTATGTATTCGATTGGTTATTCCAATTTGTGCTTTACAGCATTCCACAGCGATTTGATATCGCTGGATGCAGGGCCGTTGTTATATTCGACAACGCTCTTACAAACTATCTGAGCCCGGGTGACTGCCTCGTCATAGCGAATTTCACCTAGGAAGCTTGTGTTCCGTTCGGTACATCGTTCGCGTATCACGGCAGTCATTTCGGGATTGAGGTCACTTTTATTGACGCAGACCATTGTTGGAACCTTAAAATAGGCGGCCAAATCAGCAACACGGTCCATGTCGTGTAGTCCAGATAGAGTCGGCTCCGTTACTATGAGTACCAAGCTTGAGTCGGTGATCGAAGCTATGACAGGACAGCCAATGCCGGGCGGGCCATCAATGATGATAAGTTCTTGACCATTTTCTTCAGCGATTCTTTTTGCTTCTTTTCTTATTATTGTAACAAGCTTGCCGGAGTTCTCCTCGGCGAGCCCAAGCTTTGCGTGAACCATTGGGCCGTGTCTAGTTTCAGAGATGAACCATTCTCCGTTGATGCTTGGAAAGAAATTCACAGCTTTGACGGGGCAGACGTAGACGCAGACTCCACAGCCTTCGCAAGCTATGGGATCAATCTGATAGGTCTTGCCGACGACGTCGTTCGCAGGGCCGTCGAAGCTAATAGCGTCAAATCGGCACACAGACGCGCACTTTCCACATCCTATGCATTTGTCGGCTAGGATTGACGCTTTCTTGCTGCCGCTGAACTCCTCGCGCCGCACGATTTTGGGGGACAGCACCAGATGTAGGTCGGCGGCATCCACATCGCAGTCGGCAAGCACTTTGTTTTCTGCAAGAGCGGCGAACGAGGCGACGACACTCGTCTTACCTGTTCCGCCCTTTCCGCTTATCACGACAAGCTCTTTCACGGACTCTTACCTTTCTTATGCTTCCTTTTGTCAAGTTCTGCGCACATAAAAGATTGGGTCGCTGAATTAGGCCTAATTCCAGGTTGAGCAGCATGACAATAACTCCACCGGTTCGGACGAGGGACTCGTGCTGTTTGTTATATCACCCTTTTGTGGCCTTTGATGCACCACAGGAGGCAACATAGATTCTGGCATCGAACTAATAGGCCGGAAAAGGCTTGTAATCGGCGCTTTGCGCCGCAGTTCTAATTGTGTCGGGCGCTCGTCCAATGCTTTTTGCGAGACATCGAGCCCTGTTACACGGAATTCATTTTTGTTCATTAGGTACTCGGTTTCCACTTTAGACACTGCCTTCCGTAAATCTCTCTGGCATGGCTGTGCATAATGCTTTGTACCTTGGAATTGCTCATCAATGTTCAACTCAATTCATATGCACCAGGACATCCCGGCTCGGCCAGCGGTAACTCGCGAGCCAAGATTAGACCTGAGATACTGATATGCTTTCGCCCCTGTGCAGTGGCAGCAGGCTATCTGTCCTATATCCATCCTCTGCAGGAATCCGGCGAGCGATTCCAGCCTGTCTTCATCTGCGCCGCCCAGATGAAATCCGCCTGCGAGCAGGTCAATGCGCGTTACACCCGCCACATTTATTGCAGCGAGCACATTGTTCTCGACTCCTCTGTGTGCACAGCCAACCAGCACGGCAACCTTGCCGCCGTTTCGCACGATTAGACACTGTTCATCCTCAAAAGTGTCTTGCGTAAGTTCGTCATCGCCTGTTAGAAACCTGCTTTCGAATATTTGCGTTCCAACCATTGGTGTAATCTCTCCACTCAGAATCACACCGGGCAGAACTTCGACCGCCGATTTGTTGAGCACGAAAGCAGCCTTCCGCAGCACGACCTCAGCAGGCATTCCAATGTAACGCACCCCAACTGTTGATTGCGCGTACTTCGGTTGAAAACATGCAGGGTGTGCAAAGTATGCTATCCTTGGTAATTCCTTCATTGCTCTAATCAGTCCGCCGGTATGGTCGTAGTGACCATGGCTGAGACCTATGGCTTTGATCGCCCCGGGCTC
This sequence is a window from Armatimonadota bacterium. Protein-coding genes within it:
- a CDS encoding RHS repeat-associated core domain-containing protein, with protein sequence MSDGSTPPAILEAAVYDAYGNMLVSFREAPNFGFAGQYRYYADLTGLHYLKARYYDPGVGRFISRDPIGYRGGMNLYAYTDNQPVTRVDPAWLFANLLPWIPIYYCSKCIGIPTAAFLGCLAGGCLKTGTCIECFREIMCQYRDEFKDGCEDCFLTLIPFLPKGPRISIRFPPTEFPTIPPRAPP
- a CDS encoding PaaI family thioesterase, whose protein sequence is MRSLELPENAKQSNAEDSTSAADLHRNCFACGKRKDGLGLTFKVSDKDTVSAEWFCEARYQSYPGIAHGGIIATVLDSAMTNYLLIKGISAVTASLQVEYREPVKVGAMVTVKASLVRSRSPLFVLEAEIIQEERVKATASAKFMRVDTWPNMSHLY
- a CDS encoding NifB/NifX family molybdenum-iron cluster-binding protein, coding for MKIAIPTANGLLCPHFGHTDEFTIVDVDPKNNEIVNTQTIPAPEHEPGLLPRWLHEMGVTVVIAGGMGVRAQSLFSQNGIRVCVGAPVALPADIVAAYLDGTLETGANPCDH
- a CDS encoding ATP-binding protein is translated as MKELVVISGKGGTGKTSVVASFAALAENKVLADCDVDAADLHLVLSPKIVRREEFSGSKKASILADKCIGCGKCASVCRFDAISFDGPANDVVGKTYQIDPIACEGCGVCVYVCPVKAVNFFPSINGEWFISETRHGPMVHAKLGLAEENSGKLVTIIRKEAKRIAEENGQELIIIDGPPGIGCPVIASITDSSLVLIVTEPTLSGLHDMDRVADLAAYFKVPTMVCVNKSDLNPEMTAVIRERCTERNTSFLGEIRYDEAVTRAQIVCKSVVEYNNGPASSDIKSLWNAVKHKLE
- a CDS encoding MBL fold metallo-hydrolase; this encodes MKITLLVDNEAASDMLKSEHGLSFLVETNDGAVMFDTGQTDAWLYNLIALGREPGAIKAIGLSHGHYDHTGGLIRAMKELPRIAYFAHPACFQPKYAQSTVGVRYIGMPAEVVLRKAAFVLNKSAVEVLPGVILSGEITPMVGTQIFESRFLTGDDELTQDTFEDEQCLIVRNGGKVAVLVGCAHRGVENNVLAAINVAGVTRIDLLAGGFHLGGADEDRLESLAGFLQRMDIGQIACCHCTGAKAYQYLRSNLGSRVTAGRAGMSWCI